A part of Melittangium boletus DSM 14713 genomic DNA contains:
- a CDS encoding type VI immunity family protein yields MKHPHREIGRAALGAFNNHLQHIGPDKLRHYTGTEGYPLPLDDMGLKYVQDQFVEDEGCLLQLWEHDDKLGGYRFEYRGRMLGKPQYTHWPDATSCVAFWLPTEYLEEKGPARVKELALALARELPFNTGYVSPAFNGLMDIGAVHPLIHDLCFRYPGLDIFDSEVTMRLGTRPKGAYWLNFYGQPLLGQLGGAAGLRERLTLPGISVQELEADKVLVELGEWPEVDGEMSAYRQLARILEPHLYQEGKPHLPPDEMRRWERRFLD; encoded by the coding sequence ATGAAACACCCACACCGGGAAATCGGACGGGCCGCGCTCGGTGCCTTCAATAACCACCTACAACACATAGGACCCGACAAGCTGAGACATTACACGGGCACAGAGGGATACCCCCTTCCGCTGGACGACATGGGCTTGAAATATGTTCAAGATCAATTCGTCGAAGACGAGGGATGTTTACTCCAACTATGGGAGCACGACGACAAGCTAGGAGGGTACCGGTTCGAATACCGAGGCCGAATGCTCGGCAAGCCCCAATACACCCACTGGCCCGACGCCACCAGCTGCGTGGCCTTCTGGCTGCCCACGGAGTACCTGGAGGAAAAGGGCCCGGCGCGGGTAAAGGAACTCGCGCTCGCGTTGGCGCGGGAACTCCCCTTCAACACGGGCTACGTGAGCCCCGCCTTCAACGGGCTCATGGACATCGGAGCGGTGCATCCATTGATTCACGATTTGTGTTTCCGCTACCCGGGCCTGGACATCTTCGACAGTGAAGTGACGATGCGGCTCGGCACCCGACCCAAAGGCGCCTACTGGCTGAACTTCTATGGCCAGCCTCTGCTCGGGCAACTGGGCGGCGCGGCGGGCCTGCGCGAACGGTTGACCCTGCCTGGAATCTCCGTCCAGGAATTGGAGGCGGACAAGGTGCTGGTGGAACTGGGAGAATGGCCCGAAGTGGATGGCGAGATGTCCGCCTACCGCCAACTAGCGCGAATACTGGAACCCCACCTCTACCAGGAGGGGAAACCTCACCTGCCTCCTGACGAGATGCGGCGCTGGGAGCGTCGCTTCCTCGACTGA
- a CDS encoding DNA/RNA non-specific endonuclease: MQIRPPSPSLVPPREASVKVGNTVSASGGSWARAAEKEVPIADLQKKFGWTEGSWQADLLRAADGAATSPGERRGNGGVSAAEVERYLAQPDDARFLTSAALQKQRAALEERLAGGAQAVAVDGFDSDWQNTVAQRADTLAGNGDGQVSRTELNAFLLDVKDGKVDDTAWMPDQKEAVFSSRLAESAGEADPLRPLGESGGLSLVKEYMRTTMGEGTNVPTFVSYLLSAADIQETPVEVNRNKSHFQPDPELGAEGVVDSDYTNTGYDRGHMKPADDSPTQEAMDESHLLSNVAPQYPDMNRQTWRTLEAAVNDLVESTGGKASIITGNLYLDAQGKPLPLDEQGTMGANARRISVPTHQFKTVLLELPNGNLSMFAYMVPNVKDAPTKKDDITPFLDAARTSVDRIEELLGQDLYAQLPESVQAKLESDTSARVSFREASLYEAASLVWPQGGARGSDAW; the protein is encoded by the coding sequence ATGCAGATCCGCCCCCCCAGCCCGTCGCTCGTGCCGCCCCGAGAAGCCTCCGTGAAGGTGGGAAACACCGTGTCCGCCTCCGGTGGGAGCTGGGCGCGGGCCGCCGAGAAGGAAGTGCCCATCGCGGACCTCCAGAAGAAGTTCGGCTGGACGGAGGGCAGCTGGCAGGCGGACCTGCTGCGCGCGGCGGATGGAGCGGCCACCTCGCCGGGCGAGCGCCGGGGCAACGGGGGCGTGTCCGCGGCGGAAGTGGAGCGCTACCTGGCCCAACCGGATGACGCGCGCTTCCTCACCTCGGCGGCGCTGCAGAAGCAACGGGCGGCGCTGGAGGAGCGGCTGGCGGGAGGCGCCCAGGCCGTCGCCGTGGATGGCTTCGACAGCGACTGGCAGAACACGGTGGCCCAGCGCGCGGACACGCTCGCGGGCAACGGGGACGGACAGGTGTCGCGCACGGAGCTGAACGCCTTCCTGCTCGATGTGAAGGACGGGAAGGTGGATGACACCGCCTGGATGCCGGATCAAAAGGAGGCCGTGTTCTCGAGCCGGCTCGCCGAGAGCGCGGGCGAGGCGGATCCCCTGCGTCCCCTGGGCGAGAGCGGCGGATTGTCCCTGGTGAAGGAGTACATGCGGACGACGATGGGCGAGGGCACGAATGTCCCCACCTTCGTGAGCTACCTGCTGTCCGCTGCGGACATCCAGGAGACGCCCGTGGAGGTGAACCGGAACAAGAGCCACTTCCAGCCGGATCCAGAGCTGGGAGCGGAGGGCGTGGTGGACTCGGACTACACGAACACGGGCTACGACCGGGGCCACATGAAGCCGGCGGACGACTCGCCCACGCAGGAGGCGATGGACGAGAGCCACCTGTTGAGCAACGTGGCGCCGCAGTACCCGGACATGAACCGGCAGACATGGCGCACGCTGGAGGCGGCGGTCAACGACCTGGTGGAATCCACGGGCGGCAAGGCCTCGATCATCACGGGCAACCTCTACCTGGACGCCCAGGGCAAGCCGTTGCCGCTCGATGAGCAGGGCACCATGGGCGCCAACGCGCGCCGCATCTCCGTGCCCACGCATCAATTCAAGACGGTGCTGCTGGAGTTGCCCAATGGCAACCTGAGCATGTTCGCCTACATGGTGCCCAACGTGAAGGACGCCCCGACGAAGAAGGACGACATCACGCCCTTCCTCGATGCGGCGCGCACGTCGGTGGACCGGATCGAGGAACTGCTCGGACAGGACCTGTACGCGCAGTTGCCCGAGTCCGTGCAGGCGAAGCTGGAGTCGGACACCTCGGCGCGCGTGAGCTTCCGCGAAGCCAGCCTGTATGAAGCCGCGTCGCTCGTCTGGCCCCAGGGAGGAGCCAGGGGAAGCGACGCGTGGTGA
- a CDS encoding gamma-glutamylcyclotransferase, which translates to MPGPAPLPWFAFSLSLAPGGVRERLQGVLPPAVPEGEVAEALDVELVHDVLAPEWEGRVARLVDTPGRRVIGRLRAVPAPLWPQVAALEERLALATHERPLRVRTASGALVSARAFTPPAPARPAVGPVSESFLVALARAAESAKLPADYVTRLQAEAQLVQTIQRAQAQRLR; encoded by the coding sequence ATGCCCGGACCCGCTCCCCTTCCCTGGTTCGCCTTCTCCCTGTCCCTCGCGCCCGGAGGGGTGCGTGAACGGCTCCAGGGAGTGCTCCCGCCCGCCGTGCCCGAGGGCGAGGTGGCCGAGGCGTTGGACGTGGAGCTCGTCCACGACGTGCTGGCGCCGGAGTGGGAAGGCCGGGTGGCGAGGCTGGTGGACACCCCCGGCCGGCGCGTCATCGGTCGCCTGCGCGCCGTCCCCGCTCCCCTCTGGCCCCAGGTGGCGGCGCTGGAGGAACGGCTGGCGCTGGCCACCCACGAGCGTCCCCTGCGGGTCCGCACGGCCTCTGGCGCCCTCGTCTCCGCGCGGGCCTTCACGCCCCCCGCGCCGGCCCGCCCCGCCGTGGGGCCCGTGAGCGAATCGTTCCTGGTGGCCCTGGCACGGGCCGCCGAGTCCGCGAAGCTGCCCGCCGACTACGTGACGCGGCTCCAGGCCGAGGCCCAGCTCGTCCAGACCATCCAGCGCGCCCAGGCCCAGCGACTGCGCTGA
- a CDS encoding ABC transporter ATP-binding protein, with product MSLLEVKGLRRDFGELRAVDNVSFELEAGTILGFIGPNGAGKSTTMRILATLDTPTAGEVMLEGYSLVDRPDQVRPLIGYMPDRYGTYEDVTVLEFLDFFARAYGLRGSARQRRLASVMDFTGLGPLSHKPTNSLSKGMKQRVALGRTLLHDPKLLILDEPADGLDPRARIELRELLRALADQGKAVLISSHILTELAEICDTCAIIEQGRLLATGRVADLLAQAAGTVVAELSVRLFPGAEGEAVWARTERLLLEQPRVKEVTREGDALRVRLEHEGAKAAWMDEAAAQLLAVLVGAGVPVCAFGHRERNLEDAFMHVTKGRVG from the coding sequence TGTCCTTCGAGCTGGAGGCGGGCACCATCCTGGGCTTCATCGGGCCCAATGGCGCGGGCAAGAGCACCACCATGCGCATCCTCGCCACGCTGGACACGCCCACCGCGGGCGAGGTGATGCTGGAGGGGTACTCGCTCGTGGACAGGCCGGATCAGGTCCGTCCCCTCATCGGCTACATGCCGGATCGCTACGGCACCTACGAGGATGTGACGGTGCTCGAGTTCCTCGACTTCTTCGCGCGTGCCTACGGCCTGCGGGGCTCCGCGCGCCAGCGGCGCCTGGCGTCGGTGATGGACTTCACGGGCCTGGGGCCCCTCTCCCACAAGCCCACGAACTCGCTCTCCAAGGGGATGAAGCAGCGCGTGGCGCTCGGGCGCACACTCCTGCACGACCCGAAGCTGCTCATCCTCGATGAGCCGGCGGATGGTCTGGACCCTCGCGCCCGCATCGAGCTGCGCGAGCTGCTGCGCGCCCTGGCGGATCAGGGCAAGGCGGTGCTCATCTCCAGTCACATCCTCACGGAGCTGGCGGAGATCTGCGACACCTGCGCCATCATCGAACAGGGACGGCTGCTGGCCACGGGCCGGGTGGCGGACCTGCTGGCGCAGGCGGCGGGCACGGTGGTGGCGGAGTTGTCCGTGCGCCTCTTCCCGGGCGCGGAGGGCGAGGCGGTCTGGGCGCGCACCGAGCGGCTGTTGTTGGAGCAGCCCCGGGTGAAGGAGGTGACTCGCGAGGGCGACGCGCTGCGCGTGCGGCTGGAGCACGAGGGCGCGAAGGCGGCTTGGATGGACGAAGCGGCGGCGCAACTGCTGGCGGTGCTCGTGGGAGCGGGCGTGCCGGTGTGTGCCTTTGGCCATCGGGAGCGCAACCTGGAGGACGCCTTCATGCACGTGACGAAGGGAAGGGTGGGGTGA